Proteins co-encoded in one Cytobacillus sp. NJ13 genomic window:
- a CDS encoding class I SAM-dependent methyltransferase, producing MEFWESSFIEKQTMWGFEAADSAVLTRDFFLEKNVKDILLPGFGYGRNAKVFIENGIDVTGIEISKTAIDLARQHGIGSRIFHGSVTDMPFDKHIYTGVFSHALIHLLNKVEREKFIKDCYDQLKPNGYMIFTAVSKKAPMFGKGKQLDKDYFEIMEGVKMFFYDSHTIKQEFGQYGLIKISEIDEPSKDMKNKPSINFFMIKCKKK from the coding sequence ATGGAATTCTGGGAATCAAGTTTTATAGAAAAACAAACGATGTGGGGGTTTGAGGCTGCAGATTCCGCTGTCTTAACAAGGGACTTTTTCCTTGAAAAGAATGTTAAGGATATACTGTTGCCGGGTTTTGGATATGGAAGAAATGCGAAGGTTTTTATTGAAAATGGCATAGATGTGACAGGTATTGAGATTTCAAAAACAGCCATTGATCTGGCGAGGCAACATGGGATTGGCAGCAGAATTTTTCATGGTTCAGTAACTGACATGCCTTTTGATAAACATATTTACACTGGTGTATTCTCCCATGCCCTTATTCACTTATTGAATAAGGTTGAGAGAGAGAAGTTCATTAAAGATTGCTATGATCAGTTAAAGCCAAATGGCTATATGATTTTTACAGCTGTTTCAAAAAAAGCCCCTATGTTTGGCAAGGGCAAGCAATTGGATAAAGACTATTTTGAGATCATGGAAGGTGTGAAAATGTTTTTTTATGATTCTCACACCATAAAACAAGAATTTGGACAATATGGCCTGATAAAGATTTCAGAAATTGACGAGCCAAGTAAGGATATGAAAAATAAACCATCAATAAATTTCTTCATGATAAAATGCAAGAAAAAATAG
- a CDS encoding cytochrome P450, translating to MLKEVIPVNEITNFQSRAEEFFPIEWYKDMLHHHPVYYHEHTNTWNVFTYDGVKQVLGNYEFFSSAGPRTTIFVGANDKHEKASSLTNLTLADPPDHRKGRSLLAAAFTPRSLKNWEPRIEQIAEELADNIQGNTEVNIVEALAAPLPSMVIADLFGVPIQDRAQFKEWVDILFQPYDKERLEDIEIQKQNAAKEYFQYLYPIVVQKRSNLSDDIISDLIQAEVDGEKFTDDEIVQVTMLLLGAGVETTSHAIANTFYSLVYDDESLYEELRKDLKLVPIAVEEMLRYRFHMSRRDRTVKKDNNLLGVELKEGDVVIAWMSACNMDHRIFEDPFSVNIHRPNNKKHLTFGNGPHFCLGAPLARLEMKIALETFVKKFSSIEPVEGFELEKNLTASATGQSLINLPMKVYK from the coding sequence ATGTTGAAAGAAGTCATTCCCGTAAACGAGATTACTAATTTTCAGTCACGTGCAGAAGAGTTTTTTCCTATTGAGTGGTATAAAGACATGCTTCACCATCATCCGGTTTATTATCATGAACATACGAATACATGGAATGTTTTTACCTATGATGGTGTGAAACAGGTGCTGGGCAACTATGAATTCTTTTCAAGTGCCGGGCCGAGAACAACGATATTCGTTGGAGCAAATGACAAGCATGAAAAAGCGTCGTCTTTAACAAATCTTACACTTGCAGACCCTCCCGATCATCGGAAAGGGCGTTCCTTGTTAGCAGCAGCTTTTACTCCCCGCAGTTTGAAGAATTGGGAGCCGCGCATCGAGCAGATTGCGGAGGAACTGGCAGATAACATCCAGGGAAATACCGAAGTTAATATTGTTGAGGCTTTGGCCGCCCCGCTGCCTAGTATGGTTATTGCAGATCTATTCGGCGTGCCGATACAGGACAGGGCTCAGTTCAAGGAATGGGTGGATATCCTCTTCCAGCCTTACGATAAAGAAAGACTGGAAGATATAGAGATTCAAAAACAGAATGCTGCGAAAGAATATTTTCAATATCTCTATCCGATTGTTGTGCAAAAGCGGTCGAATCTTTCGGATGATATTATCTCTGATTTAATTCAAGCTGAAGTAGATGGTGAAAAGTTTACCGATGATGAAATTGTGCAGGTGACCATGCTGCTTTTAGGCGCAGGAGTGGAAACAACCAGCCATGCGATTGCCAATACGTTTTATTCATTGGTTTATGATGATGAGTCTTTATATGAAGAACTGCGTAAAGACCTGAAATTAGTGCCAATCGCAGTTGAAGAAATGCTCCGCTATCGTTTCCATATGTCGAGAAGAGACCGCACTGTGAAAAAAGATAACAATTTATTGGGCGTTGAGTTAAAAGAAGGGGATGTCGTTATTGCTTGGATGAGTGCATGCAATATGGACCATCGGATATTCGAAGATCCTTTTTCTGTAAACATACACCGCCCTAACAATAAAAAGCATCTAACATTCGGAAATGGCCCGCATTTCTGTCTGGGTGCACCTCTGGCACGCCTGGAAATGAAAATAGCACTGGAGACCTTCGTGAAAAAGTTCTCCAGCATCGAACCAGTGGAAGGGTTTGAATTAGAAAAGAACTTAACGGCATCAGCCACTGGCCAATCCTTAATAAATCTGCCGATGAAAGTTTATAAATAA
- a CDS encoding response regulator, with protein MTNPSIGVLIVEDDPVASSVYEQLIQNRKDFTVIGKAQTASETMQLLNVITPDLILLDVHLPDANGIDLLFQIKHAHRHVDIIMITASNDAKTVRDAMRGGAYSYLLKPIMVDSFFSTFEEYSQTRHAWQTNSHIRQDEIQRLFQKNTSAAETKHEAETLPKGIDKHTLRKVTQAMEAASTSLNAEEVGLQIGASHSTARRYLEYLVSIDLVEVDIVYGSVGRPERRYKQP; from the coding sequence ATGACTAACCCATCAATTGGGGTGCTTATCGTTGAGGATGACCCTGTCGCTTCGTCTGTATATGAGCAGCTTATTCAAAACAGAAAAGACTTCACTGTCATCGGAAAAGCACAAACTGCTTCAGAAACCATGCAATTGCTAAACGTTATTACACCAGATCTGATCCTGCTCGATGTTCATCTGCCAGATGCAAATGGCATTGATTTGCTATTCCAAATCAAACACGCACACCGTCATGTAGATATCATTATGATAACCGCTTCAAATGATGCTAAAACAGTAAGAGACGCCATGCGTGGAGGAGCATATAGCTATCTCCTGAAACCGATTATGGTTGACAGCTTTTTTTCAACATTTGAAGAGTACAGCCAAACAAGGCATGCCTGGCAAACAAATTCCCATATCAGACAAGATGAAATACAGCGGCTCTTTCAAAAAAACACTTCAGCTGCCGAGACAAAGCACGAGGCCGAAACTTTGCCAAAAGGCATCGACAAACATACACTCCGCAAAGTTACACAAGCAATGGAAGCTGCATCTACAAGCCTAAACGCTGAAGAAGTAGGTTTGCAAATCGGAGCAAGCCACTCCACGGCAAGGCGCTATTTAGAGTATCTGGTTTCGATTGACCTGGTGGAAGTCGATATTGTCTATGGCAGCGTGGGCCGTCCAGAACGCCGATACAAACAACCCTAG
- a CDS encoding Na-translocating system protein MpsC family protein, with translation MVHEARTTLVKRIYEDSAKVKKLEELVQAKLVSIYADINIEMDIAMTVYVFDKDIKVNEK, from the coding sequence ATGGTTCATGAGGCAAGGACCACACTAGTGAAAAGAATCTATGAGGATTCTGCTAAAGTAAAAAAATTGGAGGAATTAGTTCAGGCGAAGCTTGTCAGCATTTATGCGGATATCAATATAGAAATGGACATTGCCATGACTGTTTATGTGTTTGACAAAGATATTAAGGTTAATGAAAAGTAG
- a CDS encoding helix-turn-helix transcriptional regulator, with protein MTIQIFILTKLMEGKNYPYKIKKQLSEPIPFDQLAGLTESKLYYHFDSLAKQGLIETVEILKEEHRPDKQIFEITAKGREELPKKICKLFETADSIGEMIVGLANIKYVDRDKAAAILEEKLKNSKAKWEYYKNFEKLIQIDKDNENLIEFLGGYVSTKAEHAIYWLERVIEQIRRGDI; from the coding sequence ATGACCATTCAAATATTTATTTTAACCAAACTGATGGAGGGTAAGAATTATCCTTATAAAATAAAAAAGCAGCTTTCAGAGCCTATTCCATTTGATCAGCTAGCTGGATTAACAGAGAGCAAGCTGTACTACCATTTCGATTCATTGGCAAAACAAGGCTTAATTGAAACGGTCGAAATTTTAAAAGAAGAACACCGTCCTGATAAACAAATATTTGAAATCACGGCTAAAGGAAGGGAAGAGCTGCCGAAAAAAATCTGCAAATTATTTGAAACGGCCGATTCGATCGGTGAAATGATAGTGGGTCTGGCCAACATCAAATATGTAGATCGGGATAAAGCAGCCGCGATCCTTGAAGAAAAATTAAAGAACTCCAAGGCTAAGTGGGAATATTATAAAAATTTCGAAAAGCTGATTCAAATAGACAAAGATAATGAGAACCTCATAGAATTCCTTGGCGGATATGTTTCGACCAAAGCAGAGCACGCTATTTATTGGCTTGAAAGGGTAATTGAACAGATTAGGAGAGGGGATATTTAG
- a CDS encoding multicopper oxidase domain-containing protein codes for MRSRFWISSLLISTIMIGGCSAGDTQPENESEKNQAMDHTKMEPEQKMGDMEEMGGHMSHENPPALNDSTEENELAIPPLLEPKDGSYPITAQQGTTEILEGIQTETYGYNGSFLGPVIRIKRGDAVTFKTRNELTEPTTFHWHGLDIPGKGDGGPHQIIEPGETKEVKFTVNQEASTLWFHPHQKGITAEQVYKGLAGLIYVEDENSQKLGLPDHYGVNDFPLVFQDRQFDDQNQLNFKAVHNDDGTIGNTLLVNGTLNPKLTVGAEKVRLRLLNGSNARNYTFKLNTGDSFQQIATDGGFLNEPLERSEITLTPGERAEIIVDFSKQNSVSDIALLNEEGTILLPFKVKEEQTNSAELPENLNDYKVTDEERNLPVSKRLELFGMGRHVTINGKQFDMNRIDLTQKEGETEIWEVYNKPDPMGGMIHPFHIHGTQFKIVSIDGGDPPEILQGWKDTVAIEPGQTVKLAVKFNNKGIYMYHCHLLEHEDNGMMGQVEVN; via the coding sequence ATGAGATCAAGATTTTGGATTTCTTCATTATTAATAAGCACGATTATGATTGGAGGATGCAGTGCGGGGGATACACAGCCGGAAAATGAATCTGAAAAAAATCAAGCCATGGACCATACCAAAATGGAACCTGAACAGAAAATGGGGGATATGGAGGAAATGGGAGGGCATATGAGCCATGAGAATCCTCCAGCACTTAATGACTCGACAGAGGAAAATGAGCTGGCGATACCTCCTTTGCTTGAACCCAAGGATGGAAGTTATCCTATTACTGCGCAACAGGGAACGACGGAAATATTAGAAGGTATTCAAACAGAAACGTATGGATATAATGGTTCATTTTTAGGTCCTGTGATTCGTATAAAAAGAGGGGATGCCGTCACATTTAAAACAAGGAATGAGTTAACTGAGCCAACAACCTTTCACTGGCATGGCTTGGATATTCCGGGTAAAGGCGATGGAGGACCACACCAAATAATCGAACCTGGTGAAACAAAAGAGGTAAAATTCACAGTCAATCAGGAAGCATCTACCTTATGGTTCCATCCTCATCAAAAAGGCATTACAGCTGAACAAGTGTATAAAGGTCTGGCAGGCCTCATTTATGTGGAAGATGAAAATTCTCAAAAACTTGGTTTACCGGATCATTATGGAGTGAATGACTTTCCTTTAGTTTTTCAGGATCGTCAATTTGATGATCAAAACCAATTAAATTTCAAAGCAGTGCACAATGATGATGGAACAATTGGCAATACTTTATTGGTAAATGGCACACTGAATCCTAAATTAACTGTTGGGGCGGAAAAAGTCCGTTTGCGTTTATTAAATGGATCGAACGCTCGTAATTATACATTCAAATTAAATACTGGTGATTCATTTCAGCAGATTGCAACGGATGGCGGATTCTTAAATGAACCGTTAGAAAGGAGTGAAATTACTCTGACACCTGGCGAAAGAGCCGAAATAATCGTTGATTTTTCAAAGCAAAATTCTGTCAGCGACATTGCGCTGCTAAATGAAGAAGGCACCATTTTATTGCCGTTTAAAGTCAAAGAAGAACAAACAAATTCGGCAGAACTGCCAGAAAATCTGAATGACTATAAAGTAACGGATGAAGAAAGAAACTTGCCGGTATCTAAAAGACTAGAACTGTTTGGAATGGGAAGGCATGTAACCATTAATGGCAAACAATTTGATATGAATCGAATTGATCTTACCCAAAAAGAAGGGGAAACTGAGATTTGGGAAGTGTATAATAAGCCAGATCCGATGGGTGGAATGATCCATCCATTCCATATCCATGGAACACAATTTAAAATTGTTTCAATTGACGGAGGAGATCCTCCTGAAATCCTTCAGGGATGGAAGGATACTGTCGCAATTGAACCCGGCCAAACAGTAAAGCTGGCAGTAAAGTTTAATAATAAAGGGATCTATATGTACCACTGTCATTTGCTGGAACACGAGGATAATGGCATGATGGGACAAGTTGAAGTAAACTAA
- a CDS encoding DUF402 domain-containing protein gives MTNLRRTHQFNGAEIIERKIRYDSKVVEYNCMLLTVQNQSVVLFHIIEDTFTMKANQAQLTIPKGSYTIAYYWEDRPYNLYFWRDHKGNYLGSYFNIVKNTFISDRMVSFEDLIIDILVLPNGEYFILDEDELPESLEKFENGSVQQALNLLTESLHTVLFQTISESEGIYAHEKFIPLLEQFVNKHTKNTLSQKSEEI, from the coding sequence ATGACAAATCTAAGAAGAACTCACCAATTCAATGGGGCTGAAATAATAGAAAGAAAAATAAGGTATGATTCCAAAGTGGTGGAATATAATTGTATGCTGTTGACTGTACAAAATCAGAGTGTGGTGCTTTTTCATATTATTGAAGACACTTTTACAATGAAAGCCAATCAAGCTCAATTAACAATACCGAAAGGCAGTTATACAATTGCTTATTACTGGGAAGATCGCCCATATAATTTATATTTCTGGAGAGACCATAAAGGAAATTATTTAGGCTCTTATTTTAACATTGTAAAAAATACATTTATAAGCGATAGAATGGTATCTTTTGAAGATTTAATAATCGACATTTTAGTACTTCCGAATGGAGAATATTTTATTTTAGACGAGGATGAATTGCCTGAGTCATTGGAGAAATTTGAGAATGGGTCTGTCCAGCAGGCTTTAAACTTATTAACAGAATCTTTACATACTGTTCTTTTTCAAACTATTTCAGAATCGGAAGGCATTTATGCGCATGAGAAATTTATTCCTTTGTTGGAGCAGTTTGTGAATAAGCATACGAAAAATACATTATCCCAGAAATCAGAGGAGATTTAA
- a CDS encoding GNAT family N-acetyltransferase produces MKNTNYLELKHFSNEYMDILNSFELPEEQVQFTSLPGNYKEVIDGQHRIVILCDGEPVGFFLVHSTERVKEYSDNPQAMLLTSFSINQAKQGRGYAKQAMYLLRKFAADEFPDCNEIVLAVNHKNIAAQNLYEKVGFQDTGRRKMGPIGEQYIMNLML; encoded by the coding sequence ATGAAAAATACAAATTATTTGGAATTAAAGCATTTCTCTAATGAATATATGGATATTTTGAACTCTTTTGAGCTTCCTGAAGAGCAGGTTCAATTCACTTCGCTGCCAGGCAATTATAAAGAAGTAATAGATGGCCAGCATCGGATCGTTATCCTTTGTGATGGAGAACCAGTGGGCTTCTTTTTAGTGCATTCAACTGAAAGAGTAAAGGAGTATTCGGACAATCCGCAGGCGATGCTGCTAACATCATTTTCCATCAATCAGGCTAAACAAGGACGGGGATATGCAAAGCAGGCTATGTACTTACTAAGAAAATTTGCTGCTGACGAATTCCCTGACTGTAATGAAATCGTATTAGCTGTTAATCACAAAAACATTGCTGCCCAAAATCTTTATGAAAAAGTTGGGTTTCAGGATACAGGACGCAGAAAAATGGGGCCAATTGGCGAACAGTACATAATGAATTTAATGTTGTAA
- a CDS encoding CitMHS family transporter — translation MLALLGYFMVAVFMALIMTKRMSALLALIIVPIVFALIGGFYTGIGDMMLEGIKQVAPTGVMLVFAILYFGIMIDAGLFEPIVNTILRIVKGDPLKISLGTVALASLVALDGDGTTTFIITVTAMLPLYKKLNMNLYMLATLALLSIGVMNMTPWGGPTARVISSLQLTTEEVFLPLIPVMAAGIVFALLVAWHFGLKERKRIGICQMDGPIASEIQAAKEQTAAAVDHGEKFAELQRPKLIWVNAGLTIGLLIALIAGLLPLPVLFMLGFAIAAMINYPNLVQQKERIAAHAGNVLAVVALVFASGIFTGIMNGTGMVDAMATALVQVIPEQLGTQLPLITAITSMPFTYFMANDPYYYGIIPIIGETAASYNIPMAEIARASVLGQPAHVLSPLYAAGYLLVGMIGIDYGQNQRFALKWAVASSLFMIVAAIAFGVISI, via the coding sequence ATGCTCGCGTTGCTTGGATATTTTATGGTTGCTGTTTTTATGGCCTTAATTATGACAAAACGAATGTCTGCACTACTGGCATTAATTATTGTACCAATTGTTTTTGCTTTAATTGGCGGTTTTTATACCGGAATCGGGGATATGATGCTCGAAGGGATTAAGCAAGTTGCTCCTACAGGTGTTATGCTTGTGTTTGCTATCCTTTATTTCGGTATCATGATTGATGCCGGCTTATTTGAACCAATTGTGAATACGATTTTACGGATTGTAAAAGGGGATCCGCTAAAGATTTCCCTCGGAACAGTTGCTCTCGCGTCACTTGTTGCCCTGGACGGAGATGGGACAACAACATTCATTATTACTGTCACAGCCATGCTGCCTCTATACAAAAAGCTAAATATGAATTTATATATGCTCGCAACGCTCGCACTTCTCTCTATCGGCGTCATGAACATGACGCCATGGGGCGGACCGACAGCCCGAGTCATCAGCTCTTTGCAGCTCACAACCGAGGAAGTATTTCTTCCGCTTATTCCTGTAATGGCAGCTGGAATAGTCTTTGCCCTTCTAGTTGCTTGGCATTTTGGATTAAAGGAACGGAAACGGATTGGAATCTGCCAAATGGATGGCCCAATTGCCAGTGAGATTCAAGCGGCCAAGGAACAAACCGCTGCCGCTGTTGATCATGGAGAAAAGTTCGCAGAGCTGCAGCGTCCAAAGTTAATTTGGGTTAACGCCGGACTGACGATAGGCCTGCTTATTGCCTTAATTGCCGGATTGCTGCCGCTCCCTGTTCTCTTTATGTTAGGATTCGCGATTGCCGCGATGATCAACTATCCAAACCTGGTACAGCAAAAAGAACGCATTGCCGCTCATGCTGGAAATGTTCTCGCAGTGGTCGCATTAGTCTTTGCCTCTGGTATATTCACAGGAATCATGAACGGGACTGGAATGGTAGATGCAATGGCGACAGCACTTGTCCAGGTCATTCCAGAACAATTGGGAACCCAGCTGCCTTTAATTACGGCTATCACGAGCATGCCATTTACGTATTTCATGGCAAACGATCCCTATTACTATGGAATTATCCCAATCATTGGAGAAACTGCTGCCAGCTACAATATTCCTATGGCTGAAATTGCCCGTGCATCAGTACTCGGCCAGCCCGCTCACGTATTAAGCCCGCTCTATGCCGCAGGTTACCTTCTAGTCGGCATGATAGGAATTGACTATGGCCAGAATCAGCGTTTTGCTTTAAAATGGGCAGTTGCCTCTTCATTATTTATGATCGTTGCTGCCATTGCATTTGGCGTTATTTCGATTTAA
- a CDS encoding sensor histidine kinase produces MSKPFKFKQPGLFGQMVLLVLTVLLICILLIIISFSSIIDQMIEKTTGQQALTVAELVAENDSIINAFYTDHPAQLIQPIAEKLRERTGADYIVIANEDGIRYSHPYPNQIGRVTETSNKAPLAGDSIVFIGNGVLGEAVKAKTPIYDESGTIIGVSSVGFLTNEVEGKIFVYQLRVAGFGGLALLIGIPGAFYIARRVKKLIFNLEPEEISHAFSEKQAILESIADATLAISPDLNILSANKKARTILGEHTKDTLTEPHLKALIQTALLNPNLFIQEQVLINNSIYIVDISPIQAQETAISGLVLTIRPFSEVEDLANELIEIRQHANHIRAQTHEYLNKLNTLNGLLLLDRYEEAKALMKMEVQELQQTVTFLMSAIKDPLIVALLLGKVNRAKEMKVLITFDENSQWLDFPDTIQSEHVVTVVGNLIDNALEASSAWKGKNATVHLSFTDYGDELIMDIEDNGKGMTSEEEAYFFTEGATTKNHPQHGLGLTIMQHALSQLGGEWYRTDRSEGTCMTIAIPKTKPDYPNGKERES; encoded by the coding sequence TTGTCGAAACCTTTTAAATTTAAACAGCCTGGGCTTTTCGGCCAAATGGTTCTGCTCGTGCTTACTGTACTCTTAATTTGCATATTGTTAATTATTATTTCTTTTTCATCCATTATTGACCAAATGATTGAGAAGACAACTGGACAGCAGGCGCTGACAGTTGCGGAATTGGTTGCCGAAAACGATTCCATCATTAATGCGTTTTATACAGATCATCCAGCACAATTGATTCAGCCTATTGCCGAGAAGCTAAGAGAACGGACAGGCGCTGATTATATTGTAATAGCGAACGAGGATGGTATCCGTTATTCCCATCCCTATCCGAATCAAATTGGCAGAGTTACAGAAACGAGCAATAAAGCCCCGCTGGCAGGAGATTCTATTGTTTTTATTGGAAACGGCGTTTTAGGAGAAGCAGTTAAAGCGAAAACACCCATTTATGATGAGTCCGGTACGATTATCGGTGTATCTTCCGTTGGTTTCTTGACCAATGAAGTAGAAGGTAAAATTTTCGTCTATCAATTGCGGGTAGCCGGTTTCGGCGGACTTGCCCTTCTCATTGGCATACCAGGCGCCTTCTATATTGCCCGCCGTGTCAAGAAGCTTATTTTTAATCTGGAGCCAGAGGAAATTTCTCATGCCTTCTCTGAAAAGCAGGCTATTCTGGAATCAATTGCGGATGCCACTCTTGCTATCAGCCCTGATCTCAATATTTTATCAGCCAATAAAAAAGCGCGTACCATTCTGGGTGAACATACAAAAGATACACTGACTGAGCCACATTTGAAAGCGCTTATACAAACTGCCTTGCTGAATCCGAACCTTTTCATTCAGGAACAAGTGCTCATAAACAACTCGATATATATTGTAGACATCTCGCCCATCCAGGCTCAAGAAACGGCAATATCAGGATTAGTGCTGACTATTCGCCCCTTCTCTGAAGTTGAAGATTTGGCAAATGAACTTATTGAAATCCGGCAGCATGCCAACCATATTCGGGCACAGACCCATGAATATTTAAATAAATTGAACACATTAAACGGGCTCCTGCTATTGGATCGTTACGAAGAAGCAAAGGCACTTATGAAGATGGAAGTGCAGGAATTGCAGCAAACTGTCACCTTTTTAATGTCTGCAATCAAAGATCCTTTGATTGTTGCCCTTCTTCTTGGGAAAGTGAACCGCGCCAAAGAAATGAAAGTATTAATTACATTCGACGAAAACAGCCAGTGGCTGGACTTCCCTGATACCATTCAAAGCGAGCATGTCGTGACAGTGGTTGGTAATCTGATTGATAATGCTCTGGAAGCGTCTTCTGCATGGAAAGGAAAAAACGCCACTGTCCACCTGTCCTTTACAGACTACGGAGACGAGCTGATTATGGATATTGAAGACAATGGCAAAGGCATGACCTCTGAAGAAGAAGCTTACTTTTTTACAGAAGGAGCGACAACCAAAAATCACCCCCAGCATGGACTGGGCCTGACCATTATGCAGCATGCATTGAGCCAGCTTGGCGGGGAATGGTACCGTACAGATCGATCAGAAGGAACATGTATGACAATCGCCATTCCAAAAACTAAGCCCGATTACCCAAACGGGAAGGAGAGAGAATCATGA
- a CDS encoding GNAT family protein: protein MKIIEKFADVPSIETERLILRKVTLDDTEDMYLYASDEEVTKSVTWDTHSSLTDTIEFINKFLPQYDAPWGIELKENGKFIGTVHFVWWQPEHDSAEIGYVLSKEYWGKGLITEAARAIISFGFDSMNLVRIQARCFLENKGSERVMEKLGMSFEGISRRVMYVKGEHKDLKVYSILKF, encoded by the coding sequence ATGAAGATTATAGAAAAGTTTGCTGATGTACCTAGTATAGAAACGGAACGTCTCATACTTAGAAAAGTCACATTGGATGATACAGAAGATATGTATTTATATGCTTCGGATGAAGAAGTAACGAAATCTGTAACCTGGGACACTCATTCTTCATTAACAGATACAATTGAATTTATAAATAAGTTTTTACCTCAATATGATGCTCCATGGGGGATAGAGCTTAAAGAAAATGGTAAATTTATTGGAACGGTTCACTTTGTTTGGTGGCAGCCAGAACACGATAGTGCTGAAATAGGATATGTTCTATCTAAAGAATACTGGGGCAAAGGCTTAATTACTGAAGCTGCAAGAGCAATCATCTCTTTTGGTTTCGACAGTATGAACTTAGTTCGTATTCAAGCGAGATGCTTTTTAGAAAACAAAGGTTCAGAGCGTGTTATGGAAAAGTTAGGTATGTCTTTTGAAGGTATAAGCAGACGAGTAATGTATGTTAAAGGGGAACATAAGGACTTAAAGGTGTACTCTATATTAAAGTTTTAG
- a CDS encoding antibiotic biosynthesis monooxygenase — translation MNGIVKTPETPYYAVIFSSQRTEGDRGYGKMAEKMAELASQQKGFLGLESARDEGLGITVSYWVSLDAIKNWKEYSAHQVAQDRGKKEWYKSFALRVCKVERDNFFEI, via the coding sequence ATGAATGGAATTGTAAAAACTCCTGAAACACCTTATTACGCAGTGATTTTTTCTTCACAGAGAACTGAGGGAGATAGAGGTTACGGAAAAATGGCGGAAAAAATGGCAGAGTTAGCTTCTCAGCAAAAGGGATTCTTAGGCCTTGAAAGTGCTCGTGATGAAGGGTTAGGAATTACAGTTTCATATTGGGTTTCCTTGGATGCAATAAAGAATTGGAAGGAATACTCGGCACATCAAGTTGCACAGGATAGAGGTAAAAAAGAATGGTATAAGAGCTTCGCACTAAGAGTGTGTAAAGTAGAAAGGGATAACTTTTTCGAAATATAA
- a CDS encoding CueP family metal-binding protein, whose translation MKIKIVLAVSLISIVLAGCGQEASNDEEALKAENIKELVNDYSAGNIKSESASITSQQLMVKKADGEELVYDLPKKEFFVSIAPYVNETHPUTNHSLTGCQGELADKEFDVYIEDKEGNVILNEKVRSQANGFFDLWLPRDETYQIRIKYDGKASESEISTFENDGTCITTMQLT comes from the coding sequence ATGAAGATAAAAATAGTTTTGGCTGTTTCACTTATTTCTATTGTTTTAGCTGGGTGTGGACAAGAAGCTTCAAATGATGAGGAAGCTTTAAAGGCTGAAAACATCAAAGAATTGGTGAATGATTATAGTGCAGGAAACATTAAGAGCGAGTCTGCTTCGATTACCTCACAGCAGCTAATGGTAAAAAAAGCGGATGGGGAAGAATTAGTTTATGATCTGCCGAAAAAAGAGTTTTTCGTTTCTATTGCACCTTACGTTAATGAAACCCATCCTTGAACTAATCATAGCTTGACAGGTTGTCAAGGTGAATTAGCTGATAAAGAGTTTGATGTATATATTGAAGATAAGGAAGGCAATGTCATTTTGAACGAAAAAGTAAGGTCCCAAGCAAATGGATTTTTTGATTTATGGCTCCCAAGAGATGAAACATATCAAATAAGGATTAAGTATGATGGAAAAGCATCGGAATCAGAAATTTCAACTTTTGAGAATGATGGTACTTGTATTACAACTATGCAATTAACTTAA